A single window of Acidobacteriota bacterium DNA harbors:
- a CDS encoding BCAM0308 family protein: protein MRTTKRYTNTSFTKRVDHPTAASNQRPAKEPSICKSCGAIYANRRWSLEAPAKKGKAQKWEPSQYTVCPACVQKNVGVPGGFLFVDGAFWQAHRQEIELLLQNEAARAAETNPLAQIINWQAEGETKLTLTTTTEHLAQRLGHALEKAFDGEVRYDFSHENKLARVWWHRDS, encoded by the coding sequence ACCAATACGTCTTTCACCAAACGGGTTGACCATCCAACTGCCGCGTCAAACCAACGCCCGGCTAAAGAACCTTCGATTTGTAAAAGCTGTGGCGCGATTTACGCCAATCGCCGTTGGTCTTTAGAAGCGCCCGCCAAAAAAGGTAAAGCGCAAAAATGGGAACCTTCACAATACACTGTTTGCCCGGCTTGTGTGCAGAAAAATGTCGGCGTTCCCGGCGGGTTTTTATTTGTTGATGGCGCATTCTGGCAAGCCCACCGGCAAGAGATCGAACTGCTTTTGCAGAATGAAGCCGCGAGAGCCGCTGAAACCAACCCGTTGGCGCAAATTATCAATTGGCAAGCCGAGGGCGAAACCAAACTCACTTTAACGACAACCACCGAGCATCTGGCGCAACGGCTCGGACACGCGCTTGAAAAGGCATTTGACGGTGAAGTGCGCTATGATTTTTCACATGAAAATAAACTGGCGCGTGTCTGGTGGCATAGAGATTCATAG
- a CDS encoding DUF5335 family protein produces MPTNEIPKSEWKNFFHDFSRFHRGWILTVEIFSRDFGAQHETREIPFEGIIAELSQNGHSSLELIMGESAKNHLTHTITAPTHVRYESEGQSEVIQIESQDGVTTLLSFHRASLPDRVTIGMLKELL; encoded by the coding sequence ATGCCGACGAATGAAATTCCGAAAAGCGAATGGAAAAATTTCTTTCATGACTTCAGCCGTTTTCATCGAGGGTGGATTCTCACTGTCGAAATCTTCAGCAGAGATTTCGGCGCGCAACACGAAACCCGCGAGATTCCCTTTGAGGGGATCATTGCCGAACTCAGCCAGAATGGGCACAGCAGTCTGGAATTGATTATGGGAGAAAGCGCCAAAAATCACCTGACCCACACCATCACTGCGCCGACCCATGTGCGATATGAGAGCGAAGGGCAAAGCGAAGTCATTCAAATTGAATCGCAGGATGGGGTGACGACGCTGCTCAGTTTTCATCGCGCTTCGCTTCCAGACCGCGTGACCATAGGCATGTTAAAAGAGCTGCTATGA
- a CDS encoding amidohydrolase family protein — MRKFLVMLALLAVLAFPLIRPSQELAISGSLVINHVTVIDLTGSPAQKDMTVVVSGGRINEIFPTPDNRFSENARVIDGTGKFLIPGLWDMHVHVLQKRRLPHTAARFLTNGVTGFRDMGSPPDELAEIPVWRQAIRDGSLLAPRFVAAGAILDGSPAMFPHLSIGVKDASEARRAIADLRDYKIDFIKVYTLLSRDAYFAIADETQKNNLPFAGHVPDSVSAVEASDAGQRSIEHLSGVLLACSTDEDDLRRRLLEARRAGDAALLHDALERILTRGAQTYSQAKAENLFAHFAKNQTWQTPTLVGLWNPELANRKKPRQPDDLQFNKTPAWFKTQPLFQGQSLLQAQSLWLDGCCLNASAENIFSFAGNDKVPEIMQAMHRAGVRFLAGTDAPNLWAQPGASLHRELELFVELGLTPMEALQTATRNPAIYLGLSDSLGTIEQGKIADLVLLDENPLDDIRNTRKIAAVMVNGQFFTRAELLARLAENEANSLAN, encoded by the coding sequence ATGAGAAAATTTCTGGTGATGCTTGCGTTGCTTGCTGTACTGGCATTTCCACTCATCAGACCATCTCAAGAACTCGCCATATCCGGCTCGCTCGTCATCAATCACGTTACGGTTATTGATTTAACCGGAAGCCCCGCGCAAAAGGATATGACGGTGGTTGTGAGCGGCGGACGCATCAACGAAATTTTCCCGACACCCGACAATCGCTTTTCCGAAAACGCCAGGGTCATTGATGGCACAGGTAAATTCCTGATCCCTGGCTTATGGGATATGCACGTCCACGTTTTGCAAAAACGGCGATTGCCGCATACCGCCGCCAGGTTTCTGACAAACGGCGTGACCGGCTTTCGCGATATGGGAAGCCCGCCCGATGAACTCGCAGAAATCCCCGTGTGGCGTCAGGCAATCCGCGACGGGTCACTGCTTGCGCCGCGTTTTGTTGCCGCAGGCGCGATACTTGACGGGTCGCCGGCGATGTTCCCGCACCTGTCCATCGGCGTAAAAGATGCAAGCGAAGCTCGCCGGGCGATTGCTGATTTGCGCGACTACAAAATCGACTTCATCAAAGTCTATACCTTGCTTTCCCGCGATGCCTATTTTGCGATTGCCGATGAAACCCAAAAAAATAATCTGCCGTTTGCCGGGCATGTTCCCGATAGCGTCAGTGCCGTTGAAGCCTCGGACGCCGGGCAACGAAGCATTGAACACCTGAGCGGCGTGTTGCTCGCCTGTTCGACAGATGAAGATGATTTGCGCCGCCGCTTGCTCGAAGCCCGTCGCGCCGGCGATGCGGCGCTGTTGCACGATGCGCTTGAACGGATTCTCACGAGAGGCGCGCAAACCTACAGTCAAGCGAAAGCCGAAAATCTCTTCGCCCATTTCGCGAAAAATCAAACCTGGCAAACCCCGACTCTGGTCGGACTCTGGAACCCTGAGCTTGCCAATCGAAAAAAACCGCGTCAACCCGATGATCTGCAATTCAACAAAACCCCGGCATGGTTTAAAACCCAGCCGCTATTTCAAGGGCAATCGTTATTGCAAGCGCAATCGCTGTGGTTGGATGGCTGTTGTCTGAACGCTTCGGCGGAAAATATTTTCAGCTTTGCAGGCAATGATAAAGTTCCCGAAATCATGCAGGCGATGCATAGAGCCGGCGTCCGGTTTTTAGCCGGAACCGATGCGCCGAACCTCTGGGCGCAGCCGGGCGCAAGCCTTCATCGGGAGTTGGAATTATTCGTCGAATTGGGACTCACGCCAATGGAAGCCTTGCAAACCGCGACGCGCAATCCGGCAATTTATCTCGGCTTGAGCGATTCGCTTGGAACGATTGAACAAGGCAAAATTGCCGACCTCGTGTTGCTTGATGAGAATCCCCTTGATGATATTCGCAATACTCGGAAAATCGCAGCGGTCATGGTGAACGGACAATTTTTTACACGAGCAGAGTTGCTGGCGCGATTGGCTGAAAATGAGGCGAACAGCCTGGCGAATTAA